From the genome of Strix aluco isolate bStrAlu1 chromosome 13, bStrAlu1.hap1, whole genome shotgun sequence:
ACTTCTCCAGTGATTTATGGCTGAGATATCAAAGTGCTTTAGAAACATTAATTAATCCTTCTAATACCCCAGGGACTGATCCACTCTCCACAATGCACCATTGGTGGAGTAAATGTAGGAAATCCCCAGGGTTTACTCCAAGCTgcaggtggggagaggggaagggagcagcATCCGACCCAACAAGCTCGTTTCGGCTGCCTGCCTGCAATCAGAGAGATGTGCAGTCAAAATAACAGCACTGGATGTGCAGCCACAAGCGAGCCCAAGGCACATCCAAGCTCTCTGCTCTCTAGCAGCAGTTCTTGCTCCTGTCCCTATCTGTCTGGGGAGGGAAGTGGAGCTCTGTGGATCACACTGGGAAAGGTGTGTGTGGACCAAAGCCCTCTTCACCCAGAGCCCCGCAAGTGGCAGTGGCAGGGTCGTTAACCAAAGCCACACTGCTCATGTTAACACATGTATTTTCCTTGTCGTCCTGCCCATTTCTCCAAACCGCTTGTGCAGTTGCTCTTTCCCAGTCTGCAGTGCAGACCCAAGGCTGTCTCCCACACCTGAGATGAGGCTCCAGTCCTTGCCAGCGATTAGGATCCTTACCTCCATTGGCTTCGGAGAGGCTTTCATCCTTGCGCACACCAATGAGCCATTTGCCACCTGGTGTTGTCCCCATACTTTGAACGTTGTCATCACAAGACTGCAGGGTGGAGCTGGCTGTGCAGGGTGGTGCCAGAGACAGGACAAGGTATAAGGTCCCAGCATAGACTGCCAGAGGCAGGATCTCTGAAAGGCTGAGAAGTGtcccttttcctctttgctgGCCCCAGCAAAGCATCGCCTGGACCATGAAGGCAATTGGTGttttcctgctcctctccctggcACTCTGCTGCTACCAAGGTGAGTGCAACATTTTGCTTAGGAGCCATTTCCTCTGTTGGTAAAGCTCCCAGGTCTGTCGCGTGGGAAGGCGAGCCTGGGAACAGGCCAGCTGGTGCTGGGACCTTGCTGTGGCCCTGGGCAGGAAATGCTGGAGAATGCTGCAATGGCCAGCACGCATTAAACCAGTGGTCTGTGAGCAAGGATAAAGCAAAGGTTTTAAAAGGGTGCGTGGCACCTGCTCCCAAAAACGAGCAGACCTGCTGGGCTGACACTCTTCCTTCAGGGCTAGGATTCAGCCTGGAGCTGGTGATTTCTAGGACAGTGCAATTCTTTTAGAGTGAATAGGTGctattctggttttaaaaaagcaaacccaaaaagATAGGAAACGCATCTACACAAGGGAAAATGCAGCTCTCGCTACCAAAGTCAATATTTAAGCCAACTGTGTTTTCAGAATCCCATATGGTACAGAGGGATGCGAACGTGAGCTGTTGCTGCTCTTCAGGTCCTGCTTACCAGGGATTTCTGTGTTAGTGGGTTCATTCAGTACAGGAAGGTGCTTCTGAAACAAGTCCTCCATCATCCTATTTACTGTGCAGCAGTTGCCATTGCAGAGCTGTCTGAGCACAAAATCTGGACTCATTTCAGATGAACTGAGCATGTAGTGAGCTATAGTTCCTGGATCTGGAGCGGTGCTAGTCCAAAGTAAAATCCCTGAAGCATTAAACAGCGTGACTATCAGGTCCTCAGCACCAAACTGTTTCACTCTACAGACCCACTACTACTGGGCTACACTGATTGTTAATATAAACATAGTCTAAATCCTCcatgtagatgacttctggatCTATAAGCAACCCAAGGTCGTCTCAGTACTGCCTTTTGCCAAACAAATTCAGGTTGTTTTCAAAATACACCCACTGCATTTCCCACCCATATGATCCCAGCTGTCAGCTCAGGGCCAGCTTCTCCATGGAGAAGCCCCCCAAAGTCACGGCTCTCTCCCAACAGCTTTGGTGTGAGACCTCAGGGTCCAACCATTTCTCCTTCTAGCAGACACCTTCAGCAACTTGTCTTTTGGTCTGCTTCCTTGTGGTACAAACCCACCGACACCAGAAAAATCACCCTGGATTTACTCCAACACCAGTCCAGCATCAGCAGGAGTTTCTCAGTTACCCATGAACACATGATAAGAGATAACAAAAGCCACCTTTGCTCCCTGGCAGCTGGCAGGGAAAGTTACTACAAGTGTATCTGGCCTTGACAGGGCCTTGCACCATCATGGTGTTTCTGCCAGCAGAAAGAAACAGATGAAGCAGAAAGGGACCCAGCTGCAAAATGGGGGAGATCCAAGGGAAGAAATTGTTTGCTGGGACAAATGTGTTTGAGTGAAGACATGCAGTCCTCAGCCTAAAACATCTTTACTATGTCCCCCTTAAAACCAGGACAAGTGATGGGTGCTAAGgcatcttctttctctctccactcTTTCTCTAGGAAATGCTGAGATGGATGGAGCTGCTGACAAAGGAACAGAGGTGAAGGCTCCTATTTTTGTGTAGCACACGGGTATGCCCAGCTTTAGTGAGACAGCACTAAGCCATACACTGGGGAGCCAGCATTGCCAAATACAGTAAAGTATAGTGAGCTGCTGGGTTGGCAGCCCAAAGATGCCAGTGCCTGGGAACCTCCTTCCACCTGCTGTGCCACAGCAAAATCCCAGTGATGGTACTGGTTTCCCACTGCATTTCCCCACACTCAGTGGAGGAAAACTGTTATTAAAGAGATGAATATTGGTGTTACCTGCCAAGATCAGAGCTCCTCTTACTCTCTGGCTTGCAAGCATGAGGGCAGGTATTGTGGCATAAGAATAAAAGCTGTGAAGAACATGATCAGGTACTGCCCATGGAGCATTACTTAACTCAATAATGTTACTCCTAAGGGTGTGCAGCAGTGCCTGGTGGAGTCAACTGGCCAAGGGACTGCATGGTGACAGGCAGTCCCAGTGTTTCTGAGAGTTCATAGcagagctctgagcaagctgGGATGGGTTATCGAGATATACAAAATATGCACCTGCCTGTGAATGCAAAGCTCCCTTGGTAAATTGAAagcatgtttaatattttcagcATTACCCTTTTGTGTCTCCAGGCAGCTTGTGGCAATTATGACCTAAGAAAAGGTTGTACAAAGATCTTTGACCCCGTCTGTGGCACGGACAATCTCCTATATGGCAATGAGTGTCTGTTGTGCTTTCAGAACCTGTGAGTATCTGGACCTTCTGCAAGCCTAAACATCACGCAGATGAGGGCTACCACATATATCTGGGATTTCCTAGAAAGAAAGCTGTTTGCACACAGCTGGGTGGAGCACGGGCAGTGAGCCCAGCACATCTGGCATGAATCTGGCCTCCTGCACAGATGCTGCACCCGCTGCTCTGAGCATGTGGACTCTGCCTGCAAAACAGGTCCGTTGCGTGCGGCTGGCAGCACACAAGCTGCCCACAAGCAGGGACCTCACGGTCAAAATCTGCCAACACCTGCAGCTGCCAAGCTGCAGCGATTGCTCGGACTGTGCTGGCGAGTGTCCAGGAACTCAGGCAAATGGCAAAGTCCTCAAAGTCTGCCCAGATTTAGCGTGtaggcagaaaaatgttttttcaggtgACCTCGGATGTGTGGTGGCTGAGGAAAAACTATGTTTTTTCACCCCAGCAATTTATAGCTGagctcttctttctgtcttctctgcCTATGAAAGGATACAATTTGCTCTGGGTATTTTTAAGAATGAGCCTTATATTTAATCTGTGCTGGTGCCAGATTTCACTGTCTTAGCAGAAGGCCAGGTCCAAATGCTAGCGATGTCTCTGGCAAGACTTGATTCGTTTCATCTGGCTTGAGCCCTAGCTAATTTTGAGTGTATTTATACATTGGAAGCACTCTGGGTCAGACAAGTAAAGGATTTAGTTACAGCTCAATGCTATTAGGTGGTTCAAAAATCTCCATTGGGAAGATTGAGTCTTATCTGTAGCCAGATGTCCTGGTCTGCGGTGCTAAGGGAGCTTCACCCTTGACTTTACCTGGTGGAGGAAGGGATTTTTGGTGATCAGGCTCACAGGCCCATCTGCCATCAGCAGAGACATCTCTAACAGAAGCTCAAATTCAAGCTTTTCTAACGCTGGATGAATGGGCTTGTggagccaaattctgcttttagGAGCACTGCCTCCCAGCTAATTCTACAGTAACAAGGAACAGAGTCCAGATCACCAGGAAAAAGAGCCTGGATAAGAATTGTCGGTCTGGTCGTCTCCTCTTTCCTTCATTAACCCAGACTGCTGCCCCATATTCTGCTCCTGGCCTGGTCAAATGCTGGTTTTACACTTTAAGGCTGAAGACGATGCAGTCAGGCAGAGACATGCTGAGTGGGATCTCCTGAACGAAGGCGCCACGGTTAATGACCCGGCGCAGCATGGCAGGGCGGTAATGACCATGCTGGAAGCCAGCAGCCCAGCACCAGCTGTCGGCTGTATTGTGCAACAGATGGGGGTGGGAGGTTCATCAGACACAACATCATTAGGGCTTTGGCCATGGACCAAGAGCGGGGTAAAGAGAGCGAGGAAGGTTTCAAAGCCAGCTACGCGCAGAGCAAGGTGGCATCAAGGATGCTCCATCCCCCCAGTGTGGAGCATGGCTTCAGAGGGGATGGGAGACCTCAGTGGTCACAAGAAGGAAGACtggggtaaaaaaagaaaaagactgagcCAGTGGTGTATCCAGAGCCGGTCAGGAGTCAGGGGAGGGACAGGGATGGACAAGAAGCTGGTGCTGGCAGCCGCCTGGCATTGACAGGCACTGCATCCCTGGACTCCTTCAAACTCCAGTTTGTGCAAGCTCTCAGCAGCTGCAACTGGAAATGTTCTGCTCCTGCGGGTCAAAGCCCTGAGCCTTGCAGCTGCCCTGTAATGTTCCCAAGCAAAGAAGTTTTGGGGTTGGGAACAACAGCCATTTAGTCTCCTGGTCAGGGTGATGTGGGCCAGGCACCAAGACTGTGAAGCTGCCTGGAGCCAAATGTCTCAGGGGAGAGATTAACAGTGTCCTCATCTATAAAGCTGTGGTCCATGGGGAAAAGTCAAGTAACTGAGAGGCAGGATGAAGTGTCATTTGCAGTGTTGTGTGTGCAACCCATCTGACAAGAGCTGGAGGCCTGCAAGGAGACTGGGCATAACTAGTGCGAGAGCATCTGGTGGGTCCCTGCAGCTGCAGTGTCTCACTTGTCACCTTTGGTCACTTCACTGTGACCAGTGTGCAACATGCTTTTTGCAAAATGCAAAACAGCTTGAAAATCATTTTACCAGCATTTCTCTATGCACCTGAGAAATGTGTCTGTCTTTCCAAAGAGAATAACATAATGATTCCACATGAAAATGGAACAATTCAGAGTAATTCAGTCCACTACTGGgcaaaaaataataacaataatttctTGCAGGtacctttttaatattttcatcactTTTGCTGCAGAAGCAATCAGGAGAGGAGGCTCGGAGCAGGCCCAAGCAAGACACAATGGCAGGCATTTGTCTGTAAAAACCTACAAAACAAAGTCATAACCTTTATCATCTGCAGCCAGACAGGCATTAGAGGTGTCTTAGTGCTGTCCTACAGCACAGAGGTGAATTATTCTGCCAGGATGTGTCAGGAAGCACCAGCTCTTGAGCTTATTGGAATTAATTAACACATGTCCATGGTAACCCTGAACTCCCTGTCAAGAATATGTGGCCTTACTTAGTGTGAATAACACTTAAATGATGATTTAAgcagtattttcctttctttctttctttgccctCTGAGCCAGGCTCTTCTGTGTATCAGGGACCTGAAGGCATCCTCTAGCATTTCTAACGTCTCTTCCAGGCAAAGAAACACTAATGTGCGCATAAAGAACAGGGGAATGTGCCAAAAGCCCTCTCCACGCTCCGACTCCACTCAAAACTAAAAGACCCAACCGTTCCAGAGAAGATACCACAAAGCTGTCCCTCACCTATACAAATGCCTAATAAAATGGAAGCATTGCCATGTCTTGCACTGGGATTTCTTACACACACAGCAAACCCCTTTCCCTGACATTCAAAATACCTTCCTGGAGAATATGGTTTGTTTTGGTAATGTCTGTGAGCAAACTACGGACAGAGCCCCAGGGACAAGGCTAGGACATGCCCAAGGAGAGAGCCAGGCTTTGGCATGACAAGGAGGCTCTTTTTTGCATcaggaattttattttcctttcctgaacGTCCAGCATCCAAGCAATAGGACATTTTAGCATTTTCATGACTTGCAATTACAGTTGTTAAATACAGAGCACTAAAGCCCTTACTCCAGGGCTTTTGCCAGGAGGAAGAGTCCAAGTCATCTCCATGCTGACCTCTCTCCAGCCTTGTCCATATGCCAGTGCCCCATCATATGGTCCCTCGGAAAACGAAAAAAGGCTCCATTTTTCCAggtaaaaatctttttttttttccctctagtgGCCTCGGTGAGCTTTGCTGCTGGCACCCATGGGCGCGCCCCAGGGCTGCGGGCTGGTGGGAGGGGAGACGCGGCTGCCGGCGCAGCGGGACGCAGGGTGCGGGTCCCTGGATGGAGAAAGGGAGGAGGTTTCGGCACTGGAGGCCGCTGTTGCTCCGCCGGAGCCGGTGGCCGGTGCCGAGCCCCGCAGCTGGAGCCCGCAGctggcgggaggcggcggcggccgcggggcggctcggccggggcgggcggggggcggcgccggGCGGCCCTCGGCGAGATGCCGGTGCTGCTCTGTCCAGCCCTGCAACGGGGCCGACAGCCGCTGCGCTGGGGCAGCCGAAGCGCTGAGCCTCGCCACGTCCCTGACCCCCACACCGCCCCCCACCCCGGAACCCACGGGCAGGGTTGCAGGGACCTCACGCTCCGGCCTGGGGGGTGACAAGGACACGAGTGGCCCCGGAGGGCCGGTCCGCGGGAGCTGTGCCCGAGGGATGCGCCTGCCTGGCACTGGGTAGCGCTGCCGGCTGGTCCCCTGCGAGCTGGGCACTGCTGGTGCCAAAGGGCTCTAATGAGTCAACCCAGAACAGCCCGGGACAGAGCGGTCGGGGCTGCGGGTTGAACCCTCTTGGCGTTCCCCGTGAATTATAGCCCTTGAGTAAATGGCTACTGGTATTTTGGGCGAACCAAATGCTTTGCTCTTAGCAAATCCTGAACTTCACTTTGGTTAGAACGATGTGTCTGAGTTCTCCATGTTCCTTGAAGAAGTGGCTGAAGCACCAAAAAAAGCCCTCATGATCAAGCTGAGAGAAAGCTCTAGCGCTCACTTGGAATTTCAAATGCAACCAGATGCAGCTGGGAGCGGGGGGCGGCACAGGTTCCTCTTCTCAGATCTGCCAACAAGTCTGTCTGTGGTCGAGGGAGAGATGAGAAACGACTCACTTTGTCTGTGTGTAAAACTAATGTACTAAAGGTGGCAGCCCCAAATAGGCTTGGGATGCCCTGACGTCTTTGCACAAAGGGGATGCTGGAATTATGCCTCCCGCAGCTGGGACATTTCTGATTCTGCTGCATCACAAGAAGGGGAGCATGGCTTTTACCTGGGGAGGTCTCTGcaagcagggctggcaggaggggaggCTGAGCCTCCTCACACTGTTCACTCACTGCTTTTGGACTTTGTGGCGTGGCTAAACCCAGTTTAGCTCCAAACTCATCCGAGTTGGTTTCTTCCACCCAGAACACTGGAGAGGTTGCACTGAGGCCAACTTATGCCAAGTAAAATACCTTTCCTTCCCATGCCACTTCTGGGAAACGTCACCCCGTATTAGCCAAGAGCATTTCTCCAATGAAGTGAGGTGCTGACCGAGCTTGCAAAACAGCAGGTTGCATCAGCTGGATGGTTGAGCACAGGCTGCATCTCCCCAGGCACTGTTCTGATGAGAACTAGCATTCCTGCTAAATGTCAGCCACATCCATTCCGCAGCAAGGTCCATATCAGGCTTGAGATTATGGGATGCAGCCAATCAAGGGCCACTCTGTAGGTACTGCACAGCAGGGACACATCAGGCAGAACCAGCGGCAAGTTTCCAGGAGGGAACGGTTCCTGTCCATATTCCAGTTTTGTCTTGAACAAGTGCAAATCTGAGGAAGATTTAGCAGGTGCAAAAGTGTTTTACTGACCCCTAGACAGGGTTTAGTTTTATTTATAGGAGGCTCATCCTCAAAAGTCTTCTGCCCCCATAAAGATTCTTCCCTGAAGCTGAGGAGGGGAGCGCTtcatctcagctgctcctccacCATCTGATCGCCAGCAGAGCCTGGAGCCGCCCTGCCGGCAGCCAGCATGACTTTTCTGAGACACCGGCTTGCTTCCCCATGTCTCTGTGATGCTGTTTCCAGTGCTGGAGAGCTGGCAGGAACAGGGCAAAAGGAAGAGTGATGGGAGGAAGGGTAATGGCTtcaattcttcttttctttgtctgtctAAATAGCTGCAGCCTTTCAGGCCACCTTCTAAGGGCAGCACTTCTGGTGGTGGGTGTTTGGGAGAGACCTGAATCCATTTTAAATGATGCAACTGGGGAAAAACAGGACTCGCCAAAACACACGAAGTGCTCAGCCAtccgccttcctcctccttcccttctggcTGCTCCCAGAGGGCTCAGCCAGGGCAGCGGGAAAGGCCAATGGGTTCACAGGCACACGGTGGGTAAGGAGGAACCCAAAGGATGGTACAAACAGGGGGGCTCAGCATTTACTGCCTGGGAAAGCGTGGGCATGGAGCAATGCAGTGCCTGCCCCACCACAGCACTGCTCAGAATAATATGTTTGAATGACAAAGTGGGTAACACCAAAAATAACCACAGTTGTGGCAGCCTGGGGCTCCACAGAGAGCAGGATACCCACACGGCCCAGCCCCGTGCCAGCTCCCGgcctgcctgccctggggagcaccaGCACATCTACGGGAGGAGCAGGTGGTTTGTGGCTGGCAAtgcttcccctcctctccctcctcctgccgtCCAGGGGGCATCTCTCATGCACTCCTTTGCCAAGATTTGCTGTTCAGGTGGAAGCTTTTCAAAGCGGGGTTGCATCCTGCTCAGTGCCTCCAAAGCAGCCCTGGGTACTGCCAAGCCTTAGGAATGTCTCAAGAGTGATGAAAACCAGACAGCTGAGGACAGATCGCTCAGGGGAGCATTTTTCTGATCAGAAAACCATGTTTCTTCAAAACTGAGACTTTTCTGCCAGTAAAAATTCTGGTGAAATTCAGCTGGGAAgccttttccccctctgctcctgGAACACTTTACTGAAGTTCCTGTCTGGGAGGAAATTTCCTTCTCTATTTCCATCACTGGTAGCATTTGACATTTGATATCAACGTCATGATAGCAAACTGCAAAGTCAGGATTAGAAGTGGACCAAAGGACTTTAATGACATGCAAAGCCACAGCTGAGAAGCAGCTCTGGATTTTTGGTAGTTTCAAAATGTTCCAGTTTTCAAACCTATTTAGAAGGGGTAGCCTTTGCCCACTGCAGCCTTCCGCAGACTTTCTCTGCTAAGGCATCTTCTATTTTAGCCACGTTTCCAACATCAGATTTGTTTTTCTAGTCTGGAAATAATCAGAGCCTTCGTCAGATTTGTTGCAGATGCCGGAGGGCACTTTCCCTGGGGTGTGTTCAGTTCCAGGGGACTTTTTTTGGAGGGAACTGAATTAAACCCAGTTTGCCTGGTTGGCAAAGAGAGTTTCCCTTTGCAGATACCCCATGGGAACCCGCCTGCTGCCAGTGAAAGCCTCTGCGTGTGCTACGATGCTGCCACGTGTCACCTCCTGCATGTGGCCTTTTGCAAAGGGTGCAGACAGCGGCATTCCCATaccctgtgcagagcagaggtcCGGAGCCTGCTCCCCTTTACGGATCAGGTCTGCACACCAGACCTACATAACCGCTTCAGCTACTGCTGAGGTTGTGACAACCTCAACAAGAGATATCAGGAGTGCCAGCAAAAACAAATAGTTTTATTATTGCAGAGAGACGGTTGCccggcacagcacagcagcaccgCTATGTTAGAGGGTCACGCTGCCAAGTATGAGGCCAGAGAAGGAAATACCAATTGGTCCCACCCGAGTAGGAAATGATAGTGTTAACTCTCTGCAAAGCAAAAGTCTCACTGAAATGGAAGGATGCTTTTAAACTGCAAATTTCCTTTCATCTAAACCACGGCTCAGGCTACCTAGGGGAAAAGCTGTCCTCGGCAAATGTATGGGAATGAGCTGGAAGTGGCTCTGTACCAGTACAGACAGACTGCCCACAGGGCTTAGTGGGGCTGTAGCAGGATCATCACTAAATAAGAGAGTGGACACTTCTCACTGTCGGGCTGAAAGCACCATGATAACCACAGACATGGAGGAAATAGCCACTACTAGATCTGCAAATTTGAAGCAGGATCTCAGCTTTTGCTTTCTAATGTCTCTGAGCTGCTACAGACAAGTCAAATGACAGTAATAGTTTGTATTTCTCTCTATCAAAAGACAGCAAGCTTCCAGGAATCGGAAGCATCCAAAGTGCTCTGCAGACAGCGCAGACAGCGAGGCAGCCCTGCCAATGTTTCTGCACTAGTTTTCTGGCCTTCATCCTGCATCAGGCACACTGCACTTACAGCAAGGGACAGGAGGGGCTGGAAGTGCCAGCTCCGCATGGTGCTGGCACCTGAGGCTGGACTCCTCACGCTCCGCACGTTGCCGGAGACCTCCCGGCGCTGCAGTCGGCATTAGCACTGCGGGTAGATTAGATGCTGAGAAGTTTTGCTTCCTTCCAGCTAAGCAGCACAACTCCTGGAAAGCTCCCAGGCAGAGGTCCTGTCCTTCACCCACGCCAGAACAATAACTTGTTGTTGTAGCACGGCTCAGTGGATTGCAGGATCTTTCCAAAAACTTAAGCGCTTTGCTGGTTTCAAAATAGAAAATCATAGAAAATCATGTGTGTGGTTTAAATCCCAGTAGGGGCTGCTGGCCTCTGGGAGAAGGTCAGGTCCTTCGCACACACCCTGGCATGGAAGCATGTGAAGATCCACCCCCACACCTGCTTCGCGGGGTGCTGGGAAGCTCTTCTTTGCTGGCAGATGGTGCTAAGGTGGCTTGAAGCCACAAAGACATTAGGTCAGTGCAAGTGTCCAGCTTGCAGGTGGCATCACTCTCAGGGACCAAGAACTGATGCGTTAATCAGAGACCCCCTGTCAGCCCTCTTCTGAAGGCAGCATCCACACGGGGGAAGGGAAACAGCAGCCTTCCCTATACACCCTATAGCACGCTCTGGGGCACTGTGTCCCCTGCCAATGCCCTCACAGGCGCAGACAGTGTTTAACTCCAGTGGTAGGATGccaagtcctgacagcaaaagCCAGGATGCCTCAAATTTCAGCCCCATGAGGGGCTGAAACACGGTGGGGAAGAAAGAGCCGAAGCAGGACTGAAGCTGTAGccaaggcagggctggggcagagaaAGACATCCCACAGCCCTTGCACTGATGGCTGCGTGCTGGCTCTAAGGCAGATGAACTAATGGATGCGGCAGTGAAATGGCACAAACACCCGATTCAAAGTGTGCCAAAACCAGTGGGCAAAGCAGGGCTTTGGGTCCGGCCCAGCAAGATACTAAAGGTCGCTGCAGCAGCATCGCTGCAGTTGCTATTGGGCTGAAAGCGTTTCTGGCTGCCCTGGTGCTTGGGCAGGAGTTATTCCTCTTCTCTCACCCCACTTCTGGTCACAAATACACAGGAATTTGTTAACCAAGGGGATTGTTCTGTGCATATTGCCAAGAGTAAGGGGCTGCCCAGATGTGACTCTCCTGGCCTCCGCTGGCCTTGCTGGCTGGTTCGGGACACTGCCTGCATTGCGGCCAGCCGGTGGCAACGCTGTGATGAAGCAAAACATGTGCACCAGGGCTTAGCTCCTCTCCTTCAGCTGGCAGCAAAACTCGAGTGGGTGAagcacagggcaggaggggagcacaGGTCTTGTCCTGCTGTGGTGGACAGGATGTTTTAGGGGACAGCACACATGTTCACCCTGTCTGGAAAGCTCCAGGGAACATGCAGATCGGGCTATGGTGTCTTAAAGCAAACGAAGTAAAAGCCACCAGGGACAGAGCCCCGCATTTCTGCTTTCCAACCCTTCCCTGGCCACTGACCACCCCAGTGCCCTGAGCTCAGCCACCCAATTCAACAAGAGCTTCTAATTTTGGTGCTCAGAAACAGTCACTAACATGCCTGAACTTTCCAGTTTGCCTGACAGTGCTATAGATGAGTATAGCAAAACAATGAAGATAGAGTTCAAGGCCAAGGTTTTTCTCTGGAAAACCTGTTTGAAAGATAAAGCATAAACTAATTTGCCCATAGTGAGTGccccattgtttctgctgtttcttaTTATTCCAGAACCACAAATATCCCCAAGTTCTTGGCAAAGGAAAGCAGCTAACTGATTACAATTAACATCCCAAAAAGCAATTAAGAAAATTTCAATTCACCTCTATAGGCACCAGGGCAGACAAGCATCTTTTGGTAACAGCTCTGACACATGTTCCCTGTGCCAATCCAGCTCCTTTTAAAGATAATTCCTGCCTCGGAGGCAGCTAATTGACTGCAAAGGCAGGTCCGAGCTTTTCCAGCTCTCTTACAGGCAAAGTGC
Proteins encoded in this window:
- the SPINK1 gene encoding serine protease inhibitor Kazal-type 1 — encoded protein: MKAIGVFLLLSLALCCYQGNAEMDGAADKGTEAACGNYDLRKGCTKIFDPVCGTDNLLYGNECLLCFQNLQRNTNVRIKNRGMCQKPSPRSDSTQN